A section of the Dehalobacter sp. DCM genome encodes:
- a CDS encoding enoyl-ACP reductase FabI, producing the protein MSSLLAGKNILIMGLRNKWSIAWGIAKAARDQGANLIFTYLGEREKDAVAELAASLDSSAIYSCDVTSDNAIDHLFTALKQNYGVLHGVVHSIAFARAEDIQNGVVNTTRDGYALAMDISAYSLAAVAKRAQSLMTQGGSIITLTYMGSEKVFPGYNIMGVAKAALETEVRYLASDLGPQGIRVNAISAGPIKTLSAKGVKDFSSILDTADQKAPLRRRIDHEDIGGPAVFLLSELSRAVTGEIMHVDCGLNIMGI; encoded by the coding sequence ATGAGTTCTTTATTGGCAGGGAAAAATATTTTAATTATGGGGCTGAGAAATAAGTGGAGTATTGCCTGGGGAATAGCCAAAGCTGCGCGTGACCAGGGCGCTAATCTCATATTTACGTATCTTGGCGAGAGAGAAAAAGACGCTGTGGCCGAGTTAGCGGCGTCTCTTGATTCCAGTGCGATCTATAGCTGTGATGTTACCTCGGATAATGCCATCGATCATTTATTCACAGCATTAAAGCAAAATTATGGTGTTCTGCACGGCGTAGTTCACTCGATTGCCTTTGCCCGGGCAGAAGATATTCAAAATGGCGTCGTCAATACGACGCGGGACGGCTATGCACTGGCAATGGATATCAGTGCCTATTCATTGGCTGCAGTGGCTAAGAGAGCGCAAAGTCTTATGACCCAGGGCGGCAGTATAATTACTCTGACTTACATGGGATCCGAAAAAGTGTTTCCGGGATACAATATCATGGGAGTTGCCAAAGCAGCGTTGGAAACGGAAGTACGTTATTTGGCATCGGATCTGGGTCCGCAGGGAATTCGCGTCAATGCGATATCCGCTGGACCAATCAAGACGCTGTCCGCCAAAGGGGTCAAGGACTTTAGCAGTATCTTGGATACGGCCGATCAAAAAGCGCCGTTAAGAAGAAGAATCGATCATGAAGACATCGGCGGGCCGGCTGTATTCCTCTTAAGTGAGCTTTCGCGCGCGGTTACCGGTGAAATCATGCACGTCGATTGCGGTCTAAATATTATGGGAATATAA
- a CDS encoding (Fe-S)-binding protein: MRRKPTALDYYKQLPKTNCRMCGELTSMSFAIKLVALKKSSEACYPLLSPYITAAFNVVRALLDF, encoded by the coding sequence ATGCGCCGAAAACCTACAGCGCTTGATTACTATAAACAGTTACCCAAAACGAATTGCAGGATGTGCGGTGAATTAACAAGTATGTCGTTTGCTATTAAGCTTGTCGCCTTGAAAAAGAGTAGTGAAGCATGTTACCCGCTCTTATCTCCATACATAACGGCTGCGTTCAACGTTGTACGTGCATTATTGGATTTCTGA
- a CDS encoding DUF362 domain-containing protein: MEKVALLKCTDYQVDLIERKIREGFELLGGDSFIRSLIPRNSKVLLKPNFLNVNSKNSPVITHHTVFEAAIRVIKDFTDQISFGDSPGHQDPLRAAEKSGFMEIAQKYHVTYADFNDAVHVELDKPLLYKYWDIARPAYEADVLITLPKLKTHALMYYTGAVKNQFGCVPGTQKAQWHLKQPDPEYFSRILLDINSLVKTKFAILDGIIAMEGNGPLNGNPKQMDTIIMGRSLTAVDSTAVRLIGYKNVLEVPFLKVAQDTLWGTVLPPDIEILGETISTMRCKDFKVCRSSGLVNRILPSMDKFVSRAMAPDPVVIPDLCIGCKQCDVVCPKQNQVISFGKKKEKLLPKWDYNACIRCYCCQELCPQGAIVIKNKPIGKLFRRH; the protein is encoded by the coding sequence ATGGAAAAAGTGGCTTTACTAAAGTGTACAGATTATCAGGTTGATCTGATTGAGCGGAAAATTCGCGAAGGCTTTGAGTTATTGGGCGGAGACTCATTTATTCGAAGCCTCATACCACGTAACAGCAAGGTGCTGCTGAAACCCAACTTTTTGAATGTCAACAGCAAAAACTCTCCGGTAATCACACACCACACCGTTTTTGAGGCCGCGATCAGAGTAATTAAGGATTTTACAGATCAGATCTCTTTTGGTGATTCTCCGGGTCACCAAGATCCACTAAGGGCTGCTGAGAAATCCGGCTTTATGGAAATAGCTCAAAAGTACCATGTCACCTATGCCGATTTTAATGATGCTGTTCATGTCGAACTGGATAAACCCTTGCTTTATAAGTACTGGGATATTGCCCGACCTGCCTACGAAGCTGACGTATTGATAACTCTCCCCAAATTGAAAACACACGCATTGATGTACTATACCGGAGCCGTAAAGAATCAATTTGGTTGTGTGCCTGGGACCCAGAAGGCCCAGTGGCACCTAAAGCAGCCCGATCCGGAATACTTCAGTAGGATTCTGCTGGACATAAACTCGCTGGTAAAAACCAAATTTGCGATTCTTGACGGGATCATTGCCATGGAGGGGAATGGGCCGTTGAACGGAAATCCTAAACAAATGGATACGATTATTATGGGACGATCATTAACAGCTGTGGATTCCACAGCTGTCAGATTGATAGGCTATAAGAATGTATTAGAGGTACCTTTTTTGAAAGTGGCACAGGATACACTTTGGGGGACAGTACTTCCTCCGGATATTGAAATTCTCGGGGAGACAATTTCTACGATGCGGTGCAAGGACTTCAAAGTTTGTCGGAGTTCCGGATTGGTCAACCGGATACTGCCTTCTATGGACAAATTTGTATCCCGAGCAATGGCACCGGATCCTGTTGTTATTCCTGACTTGTGCATAGGGTGCAAGCAATGTGATGTTGTCTGCCCTAAGCAGAACCAGGTTATATCCTTCGGGAAAAAGAAGGAGAAGCTTCTTCCAAAATGGGATTATAACGCGTGTATTCGCTGTTATTGTTGTCAGGAACTCTGCCCCCAAGGCGCTATCGTTATAAAAAATAAACCGATAGGCAAACTGTTCCGGCGTCATTAA